The following is a genomic window from Benincasa hispida cultivar B227 chromosome 7, ASM972705v1, whole genome shotgun sequence.
CACCCAGAAGGGTTGGAGGAAGAGGGCGTTTTTGAGTTCCTTAAAGGCGCCATGTCTTTCAACACCATATGGGATGAAATCAGCCAACTTGCAGCAGATCTTCCAACAAATGAAAGTGAACCGATAGTCTACATAGTGAGTTGGAATGACCACTTCTTCATCTTGAAGGTTGACAAGGATGCTTACTACATCATAGACACCTTGGGCGAGCGGCTTTACGAGGGGTGCAACCAGGCATACATTCTGAAATTTGACAAGGAGACAGTAATTCATAGATTACCAAACGGCACAAAGGCATTAGAGGAGAAAAGCTCCAAcacaaaggaatcaaagagCACAGGGCCATCATCAGATGAGAAAACCTCCATTGACACGAAACAATCAAGCTCAGAGCCATCAAAGGAGAAAAGCAGCAGCATtaagaaaaatcaatcaaaGATCATAGAGATATCACAGGTAGAACCATCCACTGATATGCCCCAACTAAACAAACCAGAGATTTTGGAGGAAAAACCATCTATGGTTGTCATGCAACCAAGCGACTCTGAAGAAGCTTCGACATCAGAACCACCGAGCAGCCTGAAAGAAGCTTCAACTGAGAAGAAAGATGAGTCAGGAAATGGTAGTAATATAAAGGAAGAGGTTGTATGCACAGGGAAGGAGTGCTGTCAGGAGTACATAAAGAGCTTTCTTGCTGCAATTCCGATCAGGGAATTGCTGGAAGACGTGAAGAAGAATGGTTTGAGTTCATCGACACCCCTTCATCAACGGCTGCAAATAGAATTCCACCGTGCTAAAGTGATTCTACAGGCAGAGGATCAGATTTTGGCAAGCAACTACTGAGGATTAACTACAAAAGCTGACTCAAAAGCTATGTTTTAGTTcttattttaacttttgaatTAAGTTTTGAAGAATCATCTTGTTTAGACTACTGTAATAAGGAATAAAGTAAATATTGAAGAGGGcataaattaattgtttataaTGCCCCATTAATTCCTTGTTTAATTATAGTAACTGTTACTAATGCTTATTAATTCCTTGCTCAATTAATGCTTCAGAGATTTAATTTgtgtaatttttataaaatactatATCTGTACCACATGATTTGGTACTAGAGTTCAGTTTAAATTCAgtttaattgactaaacttgAATCATATTATGCATATAAATTGCTGATGGATAAAAAATTATTCCAGGTGCACAGAGACCTCACATTTTGAACGAAATCTGATCAGTTTACTACAATGaactttataaaataatttctgCTCAACTCCGTTGTCAATTAAAAATCTGGTTAATTTGATGAAATAAATAACTATACATGTCGAAGAACATAAGCATACACACCAAATTTACAATAGCTATCCAATGATTTAGATGAGAATTAGTGAATTATCTTGTTTTAGAAtatcataaatcataaattattCAAAAGTAGATAGGATTTCATGATTTTTATCTCATCTCGAATTTGAGAattatcaaaaaacaaaaaactttaaATGACTGAGTAACTAATAAGTGACCATCAAATAACAACCAGTGACAGCAGAGAAACCCTACATCAAGAAATTACTtcctcaagttcacattgaATTGTCTGGCTCCTTATTCAACTACTCTACTAAAGAATGTTAAATAAAAGCAACAGGTGTTGTCACTCAGCTACCAAAAAGGAGTACGATATTCTTGTTGAGAATTGTAAGTGATCACCTTCATTAACCATACAAAAAAGATCTGTCCCTCAGACACCTCCAACAGGAAAGAGCTGATGTACAAGTTTAACCACTCCCATCATGGATGCATCATTCTGTAGACAACATTCAAATTGGTTAAAGTTATATGGTATAGTGGTTGTAATGATTATCGGGAGAGGTTTGCCAATATTGGTCATGAGAAATAAAAGTAAAGGTTTTCCTTTCTTattccatctttctttttcttcccaagGGTAATCTACTCACCAGGTAAACAATATCAAAGGCATTGCGATAGCCGTCAAGAGAGTTTTCGACGTTGTCATTTCTGCAAAAGGAGCTTATTCTTCAGTATGAGAATAAATATTCATCATGACACAAACACAAACAGGAACTTAAATCTGTTTTACCACAAAAAGTATTTTTGTTAcaagattatttatttatcgAATATTTTTCATGCAACACAGAatatttccaaaattaatttcaacttaaaacaaaaattttaaataaacagATGACAAAACGTAAGGATGTTTTTGAAAGTTAACATACAAAAACCCCACGGATATCCGAGTGTCATAGTTTAAACCGTCTGACATCCCCAAATCCCCAATGTGGTCACCAAGAAGAAGTACATTTGTCCGTTTTCTTACAGAAGCACTGTCATCAATTGCCCCATCTATATCACCCAATTGGTCATGAAGAGGAGCAGCCATATCAAGAGCAtgctcatttttatttaaactatgAATTGTCTTGCCTGCAAAGAGAAATATTTCCATAGAACAAACTCATTCAGAACAGATGTAACAATCATAACAACCGCTAATAAAATGACCGTAGCAAGTAATAGCCAGCTAAACGAAGGAAGGTACCCTTGAATGATACAAGGCAACCATTATCATCAAACACCATTCTATTTGAAACGATCCTAATATTCTTAAAAGATCTGTGAAGCTTCTGCCTCAGGACCTAGTTcaggaagaagaaaagggagTATCAAGAAAGAACACAAGTGAGCTTTACATATTGAATTATATCTGTATAAATGCACTATAGATAAAGGAACATTTGACCTTGCCTACCTCCTCTATAATGTCTGCAAGACCTGCTGAAAATATAAGAACAGGAACATCCCTTTCCTGATCATCGTTATGTTTGAAATGAAAAATCAGCTATAACACGGaaccaaaaatagaaaatagaacaTTGATATTTACCCCCACAAAGGGGAGTAGCAACTAGCAAGTAAGGTTTTCATTTTAGGGAGAAAAAGTTTTACCTCTAGAAGTTCAAACAGCTCAACCACTCCCTCCCTAAAAGCAATAGTGGCAGCAGCAACTGATTGCTTTATTGCATCAAACGTAAGACCTCCTTCAATCAGCAGTGAATGGCTTTTGCCCCACCTACGATTTTGGTACACCCACCAACCAGAACCAACAAGTGGACAGAAATCCATATGTATGATTGAAGAAGCATcacagaaaatatatttttgagaTAAATctaagagattaaaaaaaaataattataaagaaCATCTACGAGGTATACCATTCTTCCATGAGCTTGGTTTTCTCTTCTATCAAAATTGTAGGAGAATATTCCAAGGGAtgataatatttataaagttcATCCCTCTTAGCATCATATTCAGAATTTCCCTGCTTTAAAAGACCATGACTGGCTACACATATTAATCTTGTCAGCACaacataaatcaaattcatcagatttaaaaataaatcttcaCCACAAAGTTAACAGAGTGATAGTAATCAAATCTTACTTTGACCTCGGCGGCCATCAATCCAGTATCTCGTTAGCGTAGCATCAAAGTCAGCAATAACCTAAAAATCCAGTACCTCCTACTATAATATCTAAAAGCAATggtcaaaaaataaaaagaacaacACCTGAAGCTTCTGCGGACCGGCAAAACGCATAGCATCCAGTTTCTTCTTGAGCAGATGGGAATCGGCGATAACTTCCTCAGAGGCGTCTAAGAACCCTTTTTCCTCCATTCCAATCAGGTTTCGGCATCCGGAAAACCAAagcctacaaaagaaaaacgaTTATTGAAGTGAGAATGAGTGAGATTGGGGTTTGGATTTGAAGCAACGAATCGCAAAAAGAATGGAATCGAGTAGAAGAGAAAAGTAGAATCAGGAAAGTAACCTGGAAGTGGAAAATGGAGAAGAACGAAGGTTAGAGATGGAAGTGAAGCGAAGAGGAATGGTTGAAATGAATTGGACTACAACACTCATCTGGGCGTTCGCTTGAAATCCAATGAACAACCATCCTTCTTTTTTGGTACCGGGGATccgctttttctttttctttttcttttccttattttttcttttagtttcaaaatattatcattttatctactcaattttggtttctatatttaagatttacacttttaacatcgtttagtcagtcattttttatattaaaattataattaattaagtttctctattttttatcttttaaaatttcacttcataattatttttatttgattaatagAAATTGTTGTCAATGATTGAAggtgaaaatttaatgaaaaagtgcagttaaaaatataaattcttAAAACATAGGGAacatattaaaacaaaattcaaatctcaagaGTAAAATTATGACATCTTGAAATttagtttagagactaaattgaaacaaaactcaaaacttaataaCTAAATGTGTAATGTTTTGATACTAAATTTATATGATAGAGTGGAAAtgtctatttgattttttcaatATTGAATCATAGATATATAAAATTGtcgataaaaatttaattttataagtaCAATAAGAATGGAATAAAAAATATACCTCAAACTTCAAGAGATAACTCATGCCAAACTAAATATCGAAATAAAGACAAATTTTCAAGTCATCGTACTCTTTTATTAGATGAAATTGTTActtgtattataaatatgttacaTTATGTGTAATGTAGATATCCATTATTAGTGTGTCACTTGTCCATTACCCCATGTGTTGTCCATGTCTCTCAAGATTAcacaatattatttttcatgtaatccacctcctacttgccaaattgtctataaatatGGCATTTAGTGGGTTTTGGAAAACACACATATTGTtgatcaatccaaaaagattggagaaagtggagagaTTAATCTTTTGttgctttatttattttattatatattattattatattatattataattattttaatattatatttcattGGTATCTTTATTCCTATTGTGCTTCTTgagttcacaacacgttatcagcacgagctcctatCGTTTTTCCCGCTAAAGGTAAGTCATAAAGGTTTTATCGGTTTTTTTCCTCTTCgctataatcaataaatttaatattattttgcatatttaatatctattaaatttataatataaatacaatattttatgatagtgtttCTATGACAAatatcacaaaattagaatttttcacCCTTGGTATTAAcggcaataattatttgtcgtGGGTGCTTGATGTCGAAATTCACATGATATGAATACTtgagagactattaaagaaggaaatatggCATCCAGTCAGGATAAAGCAAAAGAACTTTCTTTCATCATCATCTCCctgagggattgaaaatggagtgtcttacaataaaagatccatgtatcttgtggaaaaatttgaaagagaaatatgatcataaaaaaaacagttattcttcttaaagttcgttatgagtggatgcactcaaggctacaagatttcaaatcaataagtgattacaaattccacattatttaaaatcaattcgaaattgttgttatgcagagagaaaattattgatgtcgATATGTTAGAGATgatattttttacatttcatgtctcgaatatgctcatgCAAcaacaatatcgagagaaatgttttaaacaatattatgAACTAATTTCTCTCGTGGACAAACataataatgagttattgatgaaaaattatgaatctcgaccaaccgaAACGACACCATTATCTAAAGTGAAtcttgtgaattttaataatcatCGTGGTCAAGGTCATGACCATGGAAAacgaataaataattattatttttgtggtggtcattctaattatttaaatttcaaaagaaccacacaaaatgataatcacaaaggaaaatctccacaagataagagttcaaaaagcgTTGAAATTAAATGCTTCTGATGTGGAATGACCaagcattggtcacgtaccaaTCATACACTAAAATACTTAGTTGATCCTTATCAAGCATccctaaaagaaaaagagaaaaatgtggaagtaaaTTTTGCATGTCAGGATAATGACGTACTTGactcatcccatatgacaagtttggatgtggcagactttttttaatctcttgaagagaaaatcggcaaaattgataaaacatcaagtgtttcctttaactttgaaaatatctagacttaatgttgtttttttattcatctccatATTTTTTCCCTCTTAATAGATGttaatatttgtatattataaatgttgtttttcttattgtaattattttcttttaatgaagaaaactgaatcattttcatatgttgggtgtcTAAAAACTGAGTAAAGAATATttatgtctggcagacagttcaactacacatacaatacttacaagtataAAATATGTTTCCAAACTGATAATGCTAGAAGCAAAAGTTAATACAATATCAAGTTCTGCAAATCTAATTGAAGGTTCTagaaaagtaaatattattttgcctagaggaagaaaatttataattgataaTGCATTAttttctagtcaatcaaagagaaatctacttagttttaaagatatacgttacaATTGTTATCATATTGAGCCTggtagaaagaataatatgaagtatttttatatcatatctactgtctcatatgaacaccgtatactggaagagttgtatggtttatcttttggattatattatactcatatacgagtaattgaaacatatgcaataatgaacccGAAGTTCATGACTCcagacatatttataatttgaaacGACAGA
Proteins encoded in this region:
- the LOC120082007 gene encoding 7-methylguanosine phosphate-specific 5'-nucleotidase A; the encoded protein is MSVVVQFISTIPLRFTSISNLRSSPFSTSRLWFSGCRNLIGMEEKGFLDASEEVIADSHLLKKKLDAMRFAGPQKLQVIADFDATLTRYWIDGRRGQTSHGLLKQGNSEYDAKRDELYKYYHPLEYSPTILIEEKTKLMEEWWGKSHSLLIEGGLTFDAIKQSVAAATIAFREGVVELFELLEERDVPVLIFSAGLADIIEEVLRQKLHRSFKNIRIVSNRMVFDDNGCLVSFKGKTIHSLNKNEHALDMAAPLHDQLGDIDGAIDDSASVRKRTNVLLLGDHIGDLGMSDGLNYDTRISVGFLNDNVENSLDGYRNAFDIVYLNDASMMGVVKLVHQLFPVGGV